Proteins encoded by one window of Blautia luti:
- a CDS encoding ABC transporter permease: protein MKKEPFLQVSKRRNKAGWQERLLIRFIALILALVVCGAVIVALVKMNPVDVYKAIWDGAMGSERRLWQTIRDTMVLLCISIGLAPAFKMKFWNIGAEGQILIGGACSAAVMIYAGDKMPTGLLLIVMFVASALGGMIWGMIPAVFKANWNTNETLFTLMLNYVAMQVITFCIVFWENPKGSNTVGIINQATKAGWLPDLFGQKYGWNVVIVLILTVGMFIYLKYFKQGYEIAVVGESENTARYAGIQVKKVIIRTMAISGAICGIAGFVIVSGASHTISTATAGGRGFTAIIVAWLSKFNTFIMVAVSFGIVFMDQGAVQIATQYGLNENASDVLLGIILFFLIGAEFFINYRVKRTKK from the coding sequence ATGAAAAAAGAACCTTTCTTACAGGTGAGTAAAAGAAGAAATAAAGCCGGATGGCAGGAACGTCTGCTGATCCGTTTCATTGCCCTGATCCTGGCGCTGGTCGTGTGCGGAGCTGTGATCGTGGCACTTGTAAAAATGAATCCTGTGGATGTATATAAAGCCATCTGGGACGGAGCCATGGGATCTGAGAGACGTCTGTGGCAGACTATACGAGATACCATGGTGCTCTTATGTATCTCCATCGGCCTGGCACCTGCATTTAAAATGAAGTTCTGGAATATCGGCGCAGAAGGACAGATCCTTATCGGAGGAGCCTGTTCCGCAGCAGTGATGATCTATGCAGGAGATAAGATGCCTACAGGCCTGCTTCTTATTGTAATGTTCGTGGCCAGTGCACTGGGTGGAATGATCTGGGGAATGATCCCGGCAGTATTTAAGGCCAATTGGAATACCAATGAAACACTGTTTACCTTAATGTTAAATTATGTTGCCATGCAGGTGATCACTTTCTGTATTGTATTCTGGGAGAATCCGAAAGGTTCCAATACCGTAGGTATCATCAATCAGGCTACGAAAGCCGGATGGCTTCCGGATCTGTTCGGACAGAAATATGGATGGAACGTAGTTATTGTTCTGATCCTGACAGTGGGAATGTTTATTTATCTGAAATACTTTAAACAGGGATATGAGATCGCAGTAGTAGGAGAGAGTGAAAACACAGCCAGGTATGCAGGCATTCAGGTAAAGAAAGTGATTATCCGTACCATGGCGATCTCCGGTGCCATCTGCGGAATCGCAGGTTTCGTAATTGTCAGCGGAGCCAGCCATACGATCTCTACTGCTACAGCAGGAGGACGTGGTTTCACAGCCATCATTGTTGCATGGCTTTCCAAGTTTAATACATTTATCATGGTTGCAGTTTCCTTTGGTATCGTATTTATGGACCAGGGTGCTGTACAGATCGCAACGCAGTACGGACTGAATGAGAATGCTTCGGATGTACTTCTGGGAATTATCCTGTTTTTCCTCATCGGAGCAGAATTCTTTATTAATTACAGAGTAAAGCGTACGAAGAAATAG
- a CDS encoding ABC transporter permease: MSVLIIFIQKAIVQGICILYGALGEIMTEKSGNLNLGIPGIMYMGGISGLMGAFLYEKDNPDPNALVGVLISFLCAFACAAIGGLIYSILTITLRVNQNVTGLALTIFGTGFGNFFGGSISKLAGGVGQISVKVTGSAYTAKIPGLSKIPVIGSVLFNYGFMTYLCIIAAVVLSYFLFKTRAGLSLRAIGENPGTADAAGINVTKYKYLSTCIGAGLAGLGGLYFVMEYSGGTWTDNGFGDRGWLAVALVIFALWKPLNAVWGAFLFGALYILYLYIPGLGRSMQEVFKALPYVVTIIVLVFTSFRKKKEHQPPAALGLPYFREER, encoded by the coding sequence ATGAGTGTACTGATCATCTTTATTCAAAAAGCAATTGTCCAGGGCATCTGTATTCTTTATGGTGCGCTTGGTGAGATCATGACAGAGAAATCCGGTAACCTGAACCTGGGGATTCCGGGAATTATGTATATGGGCGGTATTTCTGGCCTGATGGGAGCTTTTCTCTATGAGAAAGACAATCCTGATCCCAATGCACTGGTGGGAGTTCTGATCTCTTTCCTGTGCGCATTCGCCTGTGCAGCCATCGGCGGACTGATCTACAGTATCCTGACCATCACACTTCGTGTAAACCAGAATGTAACAGGTCTGGCACTTACCATCTTCGGTACAGGATTCGGTAACTTCTTCGGGGGTTCCATTTCCAAACTTGCAGGTGGTGTGGGCCAGATTTCCGTAAAAGTAACCGGCAGTGCCTATACAGCGAAGATTCCTGGACTGTCGAAGATCCCGGTGATCGGAAGTGTGTTGTTTAACTATGGATTTATGACTTATCTGTGTATCATCGCAGCAGTGGTATTATCCTATTTCCTGTTTAAGACAAGAGCAGGCCTGAGTCTCCGTGCCATCGGTGAGAATCCTGGTACAGCAGATGCAGCAGGTATCAACGTTACGAAATATAAATATCTGTCTACCTGTATCGGTGCAGGACTTGCAGGACTTGGGGGACTTTATTTCGTAATGGAATACTCCGGCGGAACCTGGACAGACAACGGATTCGGTGACCGCGGCTGGCTGGCAGTGGCACTGGTAATCTTTGCATTGTGGAAACCGCTGAACGCTGTCTGGGGAGCATTTCTCTTCGGTGCGCTGTATATTCTGTATCTGTATATCCCGGGACTGGGACGAAGTATGCAGGAAGTATTTAAGGCACTTCCTTATGTAGTAACCATTATCGTGCTGGTATTTACCAGTTTCCGAAAGAAGAAGGAACATCAGCCGCCTGCCGCGCTGGGACTTCCGTATTTCAGGGAAGAGAGATAA
- a CDS encoding DUF1858 domain-containing protein, giving the protein MAKVSKDMLIGQLLQVDPNIAPILMRAGMHCLGCPSSQMESLEEAAMVHGLDADVLVNQINDFLGE; this is encoded by the coding sequence ATGGCTAAAGTATCTAAAGATATGCTGATCGGTCAGCTTCTTCAGGTTGATCCTAATATTGCACCAATTCTTATGAGAGCAGGAATGCACTGCCTTGGATGCCCGTCATCCCAGATGGAATCTCTGGAAGAGGCTGCTATGGTTCATGGCCTGGATGCAGATGTTCTGGTAAACCAGATCAATGATTTTCTTGGAGAATAA
- a CDS encoding adaptor protein MecA, producing the protein MKIEKINDNQIRCTLTREDLENHQIRISELAYGTDKAKKLFRDMMQQAQIQFGFEADNIPLMIEAIPVSTESIILIITKVEDPEELDTRFSKFAPFKGKEQSNTIELDGADNIIDIFQKLYEAKVKSTQKKEKTAPSDTPSGDTAQSSPAADVNLIRLYEFDTLDDVIAAAHGLNSYFTGENTLYKDLSDSSYKLVVHQSSCSPEEFNRICNILTEYGSGRAFTLSGEAFLKEHGELISESALQQLTQL; encoded by the coding sequence ATGAAAATAGAAAAGATCAACGACAATCAGATACGCTGCACCCTGACCAGAGAGGATCTGGAGAATCATCAGATCCGCATCAGCGAACTTGCTTACGGCACAGATAAAGCGAAGAAGCTTTTCCGCGACATGATGCAGCAGGCACAGATCCAGTTCGGATTTGAAGCTGATAATATCCCATTAATGATAGAAGCCATCCCTGTAAGCACAGAGAGCATCATCCTCATCATTACCAAGGTAGAGGATCCGGAAGAACTGGATACCCGTTTTTCCAAATTTGCTCCGTTTAAGGGAAAGGAACAGTCCAATACCATAGAGCTGGACGGCGCTGACAACATCATCGACATTTTCCAGAAACTCTATGAAGCCAAGGTAAAGAGTACACAGAAGAAAGAGAAGACAGCTCCGTCTGATACTCCTTCCGGCGACACAGCTCAGAGCAGCCCGGCTGCAGATGTGAACCTGATCCGTCTCTACGAATTTGACACACTGGATGACGTTATTGCAGCTGCCCACGGACTGAACAGCTATTTCACAGGTGAGAATACTTTATACAAGGATCTCTCCGACAGCAGCTATAAGCTGGTAGTACATCAGTCTTCCTGCTCTCCTGAGGAATTCAACCGGATCTGCAATATTCTCACAGAATACGGCAGTGGCAGAGCTTTCACCCTCTCCGGAGAAGCATTCCTGAAGGAACACGGAGAACTGATCTCCGAGTCAGCCCTTCAGCAGCTCACACAGTTATAA
- a CDS encoding glycosyl hydrolase family 18 protein translates to MDRKYKPALAVGVLILLVAVIGVLSTVIIRHIPTKEKMDLNEYYGEPADGEAALILGTEQLEERGLVDGDKIYLPLDVVNTYLNQRYYWDSANQQVLYATPSELTTALAASEPGDQVWLKNDTVYLNLSYVQQYTDIDAYIYKDPYRVAIQYQFDQIKTVTVNKKTAIRYRGGIKSKVLTTVAKGTRLRLIEELEDWDQVATDDGYIGYVEKKKVGDVSQTVIDRTFQSEEYTYITMDTPVNMVWHQVTSTDANAYFADATANMTGVNVISPTWFYLTDTAGNIANISSADYVSQAHEKGLQVWGLIDNFTQDVSTTETLASTAARQNIISQLIQAAVSVGMDGINVDFESLSEDVGIHFLEFLRELSIECHKNNLVLSVDNPVPEDFTSHYDRAEQGRVVDYVIIMGYDEHYVGSEAGSVASLPWVEKGIQDTLEEVPAERVINAIPFYTRLWNTTGGAVTSEAIGMDQAQQVIAENNVETYWDKTTSQNYGTYDVDNSTYQIWLEDSQSIAEKVKLVSKYGLAGVSAWKLGFENSGIWQVITDNLN, encoded by the coding sequence ATGGACAGAAAATATAAGCCTGCATTGGCTGTAGGAGTTCTGATCCTTCTTGTGGCAGTGATCGGAGTGTTAAGCACAGTGATCATACGCCATATTCCCACCAAGGAGAAAATGGATCTGAATGAATACTATGGAGAACCGGCAGACGGAGAGGCAGCCCTGATCCTGGGAACAGAGCAGCTGGAAGAGAGAGGCCTGGTAGACGGCGATAAGATATATCTGCCGCTGGATGTAGTAAACACATATCTGAACCAGAGATATTACTGGGATTCAGCTAACCAGCAGGTACTTTATGCCACACCGTCAGAACTGACCACTGCACTGGCAGCTTCAGAGCCGGGAGACCAGGTATGGCTGAAAAATGATACGGTTTACCTGAACCTGTCATATGTACAGCAGTATACGGATATTGATGCCTACATATATAAGGATCCTTACCGTGTGGCCATCCAGTATCAGTTTGATCAGATAAAAACAGTCACAGTTAATAAGAAGACAGCAATACGCTACCGGGGCGGAATTAAATCCAAAGTCCTTACCACGGTAGCCAAGGGAACCCGGCTTCGCCTGATCGAGGAACTGGAGGACTGGGATCAGGTTGCCACAGATGACGGTTATATCGGATATGTAGAGAAAAAGAAAGTTGGGGATGTGTCACAGACAGTGATCGACCGTACTTTCCAGAGTGAAGAATATACTTATATTACCATGGATACTCCGGTAAATATGGTATGGCATCAGGTTACATCCACAGATGCCAACGCATATTTCGCAGATGCCACAGCCAATATGACCGGGGTAAATGTGATCTCACCTACCTGGTTTTATCTGACAGATACAGCAGGAAATATTGCCAATATTTCCAGTGCAGATTATGTATCTCAGGCTCATGAGAAGGGACTGCAGGTATGGGGACTGATCGATAATTTCACACAGGATGTGAGCACAACAGAAACCCTGGCCAGTACTGCAGCCAGACAGAATATCATCAGCCAGCTGATCCAGGCGGCTGTCAGTGTGGGAATGGATGGAATTAATGTGGATTTTGAATCTCTCAGTGAAGATGTGGGAATTCACTTCCTGGAATTCTTAAGAGAGCTTTCTATAGAGTGCCATAAGAACAATCTGGTACTTTCTGTAGACAATCCGGTTCCCGAGGATTTCACCAGCCATTATGACCGTGCAGAACAGGGACGTGTGGTGGACTATGTGATCATTATGGGATATGATGAGCACTACGTTGGTTCTGAAGCTGGTTCCGTTGCCTCTCTTCCATGGGTAGAGAAGGGAATCCAGGATACACTGGAAGAAGTTCCTGCAGAACGTGTGATCAATGCAATTCCATTTTATACCAGACTGTGGAATACCACAGGAGGTGCAGTGACCAGTGAGGCTATTGGAATGGATCAGGCGCAGCAGGTGATCGCTGAGAATAATGTGGAAACCTACTGGGATAAGACTACTTCCCAGAATTATGGAACGTATGATGTGGATAATTCCACATACCAGATCTGGCTGGAAGATTCCCAGTCCATTGCCGAGAAAGTGAAGCTGGTGTCCAAATATGGACTGGCAGGTGTTTCTGCATGGAAGCTGGGATTCGAGAACAGTGGAATCTGGCAGGTGATTACTGACAATCTGAACTGA
- a CDS encoding N-acetylmuramoyl-L-alanine amidase — protein sequence MKKYGIELAMACLLLLSFYILSREAAQTAGNMSRSESSQVILVDAGHGGADPGMIGVGGLEEKGINLEIALKLKKVLEEKGFAVLMTREKDQGLYDEDSRNQKAQDMQRRIALIRENSPVLCVSIHQNSYQDPAVYGPQVFYYEDSAQGKTLAELIQTELNTRLEVKRPRSPKGNKTYYLLKRSESVLNIVECGFLTNQEEAGLLQQEEYQQKIAQAVAEGICTYLREDTFK from the coding sequence TTGAAGAAATATGGGATAGAACTGGCTATGGCATGTCTGCTGCTTCTGAGTTTCTATATTCTTTCCAGGGAAGCAGCACAGACTGCAGGAAATATGAGCAGATCTGAGAGTTCACAGGTGATACTGGTAGATGCAGGCCACGGCGGTGCAGATCCGGGAATGATCGGTGTGGGAGGACTGGAGGAGAAGGGGATCAATCTGGAGATTGCCCTGAAACTGAAAAAAGTTCTGGAAGAGAAAGGATTTGCGGTGCTCATGACCCGTGAGAAGGATCAGGGACTGTATGATGAAGATTCCAGAAATCAGAAGGCGCAGGATATGCAGCGAAGGATCGCGCTGATCCGTGAGAATTCCCCGGTGCTGTGTGTAAGCATTCATCAGAACAGTTATCAGGATCCGGCTGTATATGGACCGCAGGTCTTTTATTATGAAGATTCTGCCCAGGGAAAGACACTGGCAGAGCTGATCCAGACAGAACTGAACACCCGGCTGGAAGTAAAAAGGCCCCGTTCCCCGAAAGGGAATAAGACCTATTATCTGCTGAAGAGAAGTGAAAGTGTGCTAAATATTGTGGAATGTGGCTTTCTTACAAACCAGGAAGAAGCTGGTCTTCTGCAGCAGGAAGAGTATCAGCAGAAGATAGCACAGGCAGTGGCAGAGGGGATCTGTACATATTTGCGGGAAGATACTTTTAAATAA
- a CDS encoding DUF2298 domain-containing protein — translation MKRLAPRVLLAAALMGLSVFLLKGDVWTFWTWWILAFLMGMLAMPVTGILFAGFEDKGWMFSKVLAIAVAGFLTWFLVAVKLIPFTAVTCIVVCLVCAAVCILLYRSQQKKGIDCLPEGKAELIFWEEILFFAVFLMWTYLAGFRPQAYGTEKFMDYGFMEAMMRSTTLPAKDLWYSEGTINYYYGGQYFAVFLTKITGSRVELTYNLMRTFVAAFAFVFPFSLIHQMAVDKLGKDLTGKKRCVPALSGILAGISVSIAGNMHYVVYCKIIPWIQTLQGKKPDSYWFPDATRYIGYNPDVPDKTIHEFPCYSFVLGDLHAHVVNVMFVLFLTGLLYAWMKSVREKEAVVERNHGVNFWRRQLLMPHILLAAVLIGMFRFTNYWDFIIYFVVAGGTILFANIIRFQGKIKKVLAVTIAQAVEIIVVSYLVILPFTLKFDTMFQGVGIAQYHSMIHQLLILWGLPAVLTVLLIICILWEKLRGGQNRGLYRLMKAIDLPDLFAIIMGLCAIGLVLIPEFVYVRDIYENGNARANTMFKLTYQAYILFGMTMGYGIFRMLVTARQKVFKIFSVVGLVLLCWTFGYFGNSINAWFGNVLDPSGYKGLDATSFLENDFAEDASAIRWMKENIKDSPVILEANGDSYTDYERVSAMTGLPTVLGWYVHEWLWRNDTADLNEKSADIEKIYTSTDQSEVEELLKKYNVEYIFVGSTEREKYADTLNEEVLNSCGTVVFRDEEYGTYIIKVNK, via the coding sequence ATGAAACGACTGGCACCACGTGTGCTTCTGGCAGCTGCTCTTATGGGGCTGTCTGTATTTTTACTAAAAGGAGATGTATGGACATTCTGGACCTGGTGGATTCTGGCATTTCTCATGGGAATGCTTGCCATGCCTGTGACCGGGATCCTGTTTGCAGGGTTTGAAGATAAAGGGTGGATGTTTTCAAAGGTTCTGGCCATTGCAGTGGCTGGATTTCTCACCTGGTTTCTGGTAGCTGTGAAGCTCATTCCGTTTACAGCAGTGACCTGTATCGTAGTGTGCCTGGTATGTGCAGCTGTATGTATCCTGCTTTATCGCAGTCAGCAGAAGAAAGGCATTGATTGTTTACCTGAGGGAAAAGCAGAACTGATCTTCTGGGAGGAAATCCTGTTTTTCGCAGTATTTCTGATGTGGACCTATCTGGCCGGATTCAGACCCCAGGCATATGGAACAGAGAAATTCATGGATTATGGTTTTATGGAAGCCATGATGCGGAGCACTACGCTTCCTGCAAAAGATCTGTGGTATTCGGAAGGAACTATCAATTACTATTACGGTGGTCAGTATTTCGCGGTATTTCTCACGAAGATTACAGGCAGCCGGGTTGAGCTGACCTATAATCTTATGAGAACTTTTGTGGCGGCTTTCGCTTTTGTATTTCCATTTTCTCTGATACATCAGATGGCAGTGGACAAGCTGGGGAAGGATCTTACAGGAAAGAAACGTTGTGTACCTGCTTTATCCGGAATTCTTGCGGGAATTTCTGTATCTATTGCGGGAAACATGCATTATGTGGTTTACTGCAAGATCATTCCGTGGATCCAGACACTGCAGGGGAAGAAACCAGACAGTTACTGGTTCCCGGATGCTACCAGATATATCGGTTATAATCCGGATGTGCCGGATAAGACCATTCATGAATTTCCGTGCTATTCCTTTGTGCTGGGAGATCTTCATGCGCATGTGGTGAACGTGATGTTTGTTCTGTTCCTGACAGGTCTGTTGTATGCATGGATGAAGAGCGTCAGGGAGAAAGAGGCAGTGGTGGAGAGAAATCATGGAGTGAATTTCTGGAGAAGACAGCTTCTCATGCCTCATATCCTGCTGGCAGCAGTGCTGATCGGAATGTTTCGGTTTACCAATTACTGGGATTTTATTATTTACTTCGTAGTGGCGGGAGGAACCATCCTTTTCGCAAATATTATCCGGTTCCAGGGAAAGATAAAGAAGGTTCTGGCAGTGACTATCGCCCAGGCTGTGGAGATCATAGTGGTATCCTATCTGGTGATACTGCCTTTTACATTGAAATTTGATACCATGTTCCAGGGAGTGGGAATTGCACAGTATCACTCCATGATCCATCAGCTTCTGATACTGTGGGGGCTTCCGGCAGTGTTGACAGTACTTCTGATCATCTGCATTCTGTGGGAGAAGCTGCGAGGCGGCCAGAACCGGGGATTGTACCGGCTGATGAAAGCGATTGATCTCCCGGATCTTTTCGCTATTATCATGGGACTGTGTGCCATAGGTCTTGTACTGATCCCGGAATTTGTTTATGTAAGGGATATTTACGAGAATGGAAATGCCAGGGCCAATACCATGTTCAAGCTTACCTATCAGGCTTATATACTTTTCGGTATGACTATGGGATACGGAATCTTCCGGATGCTGGTGACTGCCAGACAGAAAGTATTTAAAATATTCTCTGTGGTGGGACTGGTGCTTCTGTGCTGGACTTTTGGCTATTTCGGCAACAGTATCAATGCATGGTTTGGAAATGTGCTGGATCCGTCAGGATATAAAGGCCTGGATGCGACGTCTTTCCTGGAGAATGATTTCGCGGAAGATGCATCTGCCATCCGCTGGATGAAGGAGAATATAAAGGATTCACCGGTAATCCTGGAAGCCAACGGAGACAGTTACACAGATTATGAGCGTGTCTCTGCAATGACAGGTCTTCCGACTGTACTGGGCTGGTATGTACATGAATGGCTCTGGAGGAATGACACTGCAGACCTGAATGAAAAGAGCGCGGACATCGAGAAGATCTACACATCCACAGACCAGAGCGAGGTGGAAGAACTTCTGAAGAAATATAATGTGGAGTATATCTTCGTAGGATCTACAGAGAGAGAAAAATACGCAGATACACTGAACGAAGAAGTCCTGAACTCCTGCGGAACCGTGGTATTCCGGGATGAGGAGTATGGTACTTATATTATTAAAGTTAATAAGTAA
- a CDS encoding L-threonylcarbamoyladenylate synthase, protein MKAEVVSMTADSLDMEAIRRGGEILKQGGLVAFPTETVYGLGGDALNPQASMKIYAAKGRPSDNPLIVHIAEFDKLTPIVAEIPEKAKILAEKYWPGPLTMILPKSDLVPKETTGGLDSVAVRFPSDRIAQELIKAAGGYVAAPSANTSGRPSPTTAQHVEEDLGEAIEMIIDGGQVGIGLESTIVDFTEDVPVVLRPGYISLEMLQETLGDVRMDKGLIAADSKVRPKAPGMKYRHYAPKADLAIVEGTEEAVVKKINELAAEAKARGEQVGIIATDETKDRYPEGLVVSIGSRKEEETIAHHLYEVLRDFDQSAVKSIYSEAFYTPKMGQAIMNRLLKAAGHKIIRAEE, encoded by the coding sequence ATGAAAGCAGAAGTTGTATCCATGACAGCGGACAGTCTTGATATGGAAGCGATCCGTCGTGGTGGAGAGATTTTGAAACAGGGTGGTCTGGTGGCGTTTCCTACGGAGACTGTTTATGGTCTGGGTGGGGATGCGTTGAATCCTCAGGCATCTATGAAGATTTATGCTGCGAAGGGCAGACCATCGGATAATCCTCTGATCGTGCATATCGCAGAGTTTGATAAACTGACACCGATCGTGGCAGAGATTCCGGAGAAGGCGAAGATCCTGGCTGAGAAATACTGGCCGGGTCCTCTTACTATGATCCTTCCCAAGTCTGACCTGGTGCCGAAGGAGACTACCGGAGGACTGGACAGTGTGGCAGTTCGTTTTCCAAGTGACAGGATCGCACAGGAACTGATCAAGGCTGCCGGCGGCTATGTGGCTGCACCAAGTGCCAATACTTCCGGAAGACCAAGCCCCACCACTGCACAGCATGTAGAAGAGGATCTTGGGGAAGCTATTGAGATGATCATTGACGGAGGCCAGGTGGGGATCGGCCTTGAGTCTACGATCGTTGATTTCACAGAAGACGTGCCTGTAGTTCTGAGACCAGGATATATTTCTCTGGAAATGCTGCAGGAGACGCTGGGAGATGTCCGGATGGATAAGGGACTGATCGCAGCTGACAGTAAAGTCCGTCCGAAAGCACCAGGGATGAAGTATCGCCATTATGCGCCTAAGGCAGATCTGGCGATCGTTGAAGGAACAGAAGAAGCTGTTGTAAAGAAGATCAATGAGCTGGCAGCAGAGGCGAAAGCCCGGGGTGAGCAGGTTGGTATTATTGCAACAGATGAGACGAAGGACAGATATCCGGAAGGGCTGGTAGTCAGCATTGGAAGCCGGAAAGAAGAGGAAACAATCGCCCATCATCTGTATGAAGTGCTTCGAGATTTTGACCAGAGCGCGGTCAAATCTATTTATTCAGAAGCGTTTTATACACCGAAAATGGGACAGGCTATTATGAACCGCCTGTTGAAAGCTGCGGGACATAAGATTATTCGGGCGGAGGAATAA
- the rpiB gene encoding ribose 5-phosphate isomerase B — translation MLALGCDHGGYELKLEIKKYLDEKGIEYKDFGCDSLESVDYPVYAKKVAHAIVNGECEKGILICGTGIGISITANKIKGIRAAVCTDCFTAEATRLHNDANILALGGRVVGPGLAVKIVETFLNTPFSNDERHIRRINQIETE, via the coding sequence ATGTTAGCTTTAGGTTGTGATCACGGTGGATATGAATTAAAACTGGAAATTAAGAAGTATCTGGACGAAAAGGGTATCGAATATAAAGATTTCGGATGTGACAGCCTGGAATCTGTAGATTATCCGGTTTATGCAAAGAAAGTTGCGCATGCCATTGTGAACGGTGAATGTGAGAAGGGAATTCTCATCTGCGGAACAGGAATCGGAATTTCCATTACAGCTAATAAGATCAAAGGAATCAGAGCAGCAGTCTGCACAGATTGCTTTACAGCAGAAGCTACAAGACTTCACAATGATGCCAATATCCTTGCACTGGGCGGAAGAGTTGTAGGCCCGGGACTTGCAGTTAAGATTGTGGAGACTTTCTTAAATACACCATTCTCTAATGATGAGAGACACATCAGAAGAATTAACCAGATTGAGACGGAATAA
- a CDS encoding deoxycytidylate deaminase, translating into MDKNCKRTDYLSWDEYFMGVAMMSGMRSKDPNSQVGACIVSEDNKILSMGYNGFPKGCSDDEFPWAREGDDLHTKYFYVTHSELNAILNYRGGSLEGAKLYVSLFPCNECAKAIIQSGIRTIVYDCDKYANTPAVIASKRMLDAAGVRYYKYNRTGRKITIEV; encoded by the coding sequence ATGGATAAAAATTGTAAACGTACAGATTATTTATCATGGGATGAGTACTTCATGGGAGTTGCCATGATGTCAGGAATGCGTTCCAAGGATCCTAATTCACAGGTAGGCGCCTGTATCGTAAGTGAGGATAACAAAATCCTTTCCATGGGGTATAACGGATTTCCGAAAGGATGTTCAGATGATGAATTTCCATGGGCAAGAGAAGGAGATGATCTTCATACCAAGTACTTCTATGTGACTCACAGTGAGCTGAATGCGATCCTTAATTACAGAGGGGGAAGCCTGGAAGGGGCGAAACTTTATGTTTCACTGTTTCCCTGCAACGAATGTGCCAAGGCGATCATTCAGTCAGGGATCAGGACCATCGTATATGACTGCGACAAATATGCCAACACACCGGCAGTGATCGCCTCCAAGAGAATGCTGGATGCAGCGGGAGTTCGTTATTATAAATACAACCGAACCGGGCGGAAGATTACAATCGAAGTATAA